The Aspergillus chevalieri M1 DNA, chromosome 5, nearly complete sequence genome includes a region encoding these proteins:
- a CDS encoding tyrosinase family protein (COG:S;~EggNog:ENOG410PUXA;~InterPro:IPR008922,IPR002227;~PFAM:PF00264;~go_function: GO:0016491 - oxidoreductase activity [Evidence IEA]), with protein MTYVRRSLQDLQDEYDNKRPEALDKLVKAFRHIQSLPAHDPDSFHEIGGYHGEPFRLEPESHSEDWWGGYCFHGSVLFPTWHRAYLLRLEQALRKVEGCGDVTLPFWDECATMSQEEDSQTPSIIPAVLTWPKYTMDGETFDNPLYSFKLKEAIGDKIKSAGNRYKKPAGYETVRYPLLGLVGTSDDIKTTKEHNNQFPDAKLRAEKLNENVANWLRIGPNIPDDGFNTPVPTDTTSVFSRYRNCLETPSFTLFLNTTSEKKAMSVSAKNNEARHLVSLENPHNAIHLAVGGFYQRGNFNADVIVNANGDMGDNETAGFDPIFFLHHCFIDYVFWKWQVRHKATANLVIDEKDDGAKVPKGGMVNLPENTKLTMDTPLAPFVKPGFHSTGDNNENCYTSNDVVDIAKLGYKYGLGSLDEDKPKTSPRKKGGAIK; from the coding sequence ATGACGTATGTACGCCGCTCCCTTCAGGATCTCCAGGACGAGTATGACAATAAACGTCCTGAAGCGCTCGACAAGCTAGTCAAGGCTTTCCGGCACATCCAGAGTCTTCCTGCCCACGATCCTGACTCTTTCCATGAGATCGGCGGTTACCATGGAGAGCCGTTCCGCTTGGAACCAGAATCTCACAGCGAAGATTGGTGGGGAGGGTACTGCTTCCATGGTTCTGTGCTGTTCCCCACCTGGCATCGTGCCTACTTGTTACGCCTGGAGCAGGCACTCAGAAAGGTGGAGGGATGCGGGGATGTAACACTTCCCTTCTGGGACGAATGTGCCACAATGTCCCAGGAAGAGGATTCTCAGACGCCGAGTATCATTCCTGCGGTACTCACTTGGCCTAAATACACAATGGACGGCGAAACCTTTGACAATCCGCTCTATTCCTTCAAGTTGAAGGAGGCTATTGGAGATAAAATAAAGAGCGCAGGCAACCGGTACAAAAAGCCCGCGGGGTACGAGACTGTCCGGTACCCACTTTTGGGCTTGGTAGGTACAAGCGACGACATCAAGACGACGAAAGAACATAACAATCAATTCCCGGATGCCAAATTAAGGGCAGAGAAGCTCAACGAGAATGTCGCCAACTGGCTGCGCATTGGACCGAACATCCCCGACGACGGCTTCAATACACCTGTCCCCACAGACACGACCTCCGTATTCAGCCGATACAGAAATTGCTTGGAGACGCCTAGCTTTACTCTGTTTTTGAATACAACTTCCGAGAAGAAGGCAATGAGCGTGTCCGCGAAGAACAACGAGGCAAGACACCTAGTGTCTTTGGAAAACCCACATAATGCCATTCACCTTGCAGTCGGAGGGTTTTATCAACGTGGTAATTTCAACGCGGATGTTATCGTGAATGCGAATGGTGACATGGGTGATAACGAAACAGCGGGCTTCGATcccatcttcttccttcACCATTGCTTTATCGACTATGTTTTCTGGAAATGGCAAGTGAGGCACAAGGCCACAGCGAACCTGGTGATTGATGAAAAGGACGATGGTGCTAAGGTTCCCAAGGGAGGAATGGTTAATTTGCCAGAGAATACCAAGCTGACAATGGATACTCCCCTGGCACCCTTCGTCAAGCCCGGCTTCCACTCCACAGGTGACAACAATGAGAATTGCTATACGTCTAACGATGTTGTCGACATCGCAAAGCTGGGGTACAAATACGGTCTGGGGTCGCTGGATGAGGACAAGCCGAAGACATCCCCTCGGAAGAAAGGTGGTGCAATTAAGTAG